One Nocardia farcinica genomic region harbors:
- the glnA gene encoding type I glutamate--ammonia ligase, translating to MTFSTADEVIQYIKEQDIEYIDIRFSDLPGVQQHFSIPAKAFTADLAEEGLAFDGSSVRGFQSIDESDMLLLPDYSTARIDPFRAAKTLNMNFFVHDPFTREAYSRDPRNIARKAEEYLRSTGIADTAFFGPEAEFYIFDSIRYESNMNGAFYEIESISGSWNTGAEFNPDGTLNRGYKVRNKGGYFPVAPYDHYVDLRDKISTKLQDAGFELERGHHEVGTAGQAEINYRFNTLLHAADDLQLFKYIVKNTAWQEGKTVTFMPKPLFGDNGSGMHVHQSLWKDGKPLFHDEAGYGGLSDLARHYIGGILHHAPSLLAFTNPTVNSYHRLVPGYEAPINLVYSQRNRSAAVRIPVTGNNPKAKRIEFRAPDSSGNPYLAFAAMLMAGLDGIKKKIEPLAPVDKDLYELPPEEAKNIPQAPTSLASVIDRLEQDHEYLTEGNVFTEDLIETWIQLKRDNEIAPVNLRPHPYEFELYFDV from the coding sequence GTGACGTTCAGCACGGCCGATGAGGTCATCCAGTACATCAAGGAGCAGGACATCGAGTACATCGATATCCGCTTCAGCGATCTTCCCGGTGTGCAGCAGCACTTCTCGATCCCGGCCAAGGCCTTCACCGCCGACCTCGCCGAAGAGGGTCTGGCCTTCGACGGCTCCTCGGTTCGTGGCTTCCAGTCGATCGACGAGTCGGACATGCTCCTGCTCCCCGACTACAGCACCGCGCGGATCGACCCCTTCCGTGCCGCGAAGACGCTGAACATGAACTTCTTCGTGCACGACCCGTTCACCCGCGAGGCCTACTCCCGCGACCCGCGCAACATCGCGCGCAAGGCCGAGGAGTACCTGCGCTCGACCGGTATCGCCGACACCGCGTTCTTCGGTCCCGAAGCCGAGTTCTACATCTTCGACTCGATCCGTTACGAGTCGAACATGAACGGCGCCTTCTACGAGATCGAGTCCATCTCCGGCTCCTGGAACACCGGCGCGGAGTTCAACCCGGACGGCACCCTCAACCGCGGCTACAAGGTCCGCAACAAGGGCGGCTACTTCCCCGTCGCGCCCTACGACCACTACGTCGACCTGCGCGACAAGATCTCGACCAAGCTGCAGGACGCGGGCTTCGAGCTGGAGCGCGGCCACCACGAGGTCGGCACCGCGGGCCAGGCGGAGATCAACTACCGCTTCAACACCCTGCTGCACGCCGCCGACGACCTGCAGCTGTTCAAGTACATCGTGAAGAACACCGCGTGGCAGGAAGGCAAGACCGTCACCTTCATGCCGAAGCCGCTCTTCGGTGACAACGGCTCGGGCATGCACGTGCACCAGTCGCTGTGGAAGGACGGCAAGCCGCTGTTCCACGACGAGGCCGGCTACGGCGGCCTGTCCGACCTGGCCCGCCACTACATCGGCGGCATCCTGCACCACGCGCCGTCGCTGCTGGCGTTCACCAACCCCACCGTGAACTCCTACCACCGCCTGGTGCCCGGCTACGAGGCCCCGATCAACCTGGTGTACTCGCAGCGCAACCGCTCCGCGGCGGTCCGCATCCCGGTCACCGGCAACAACCCGAAGGCCAAGCGCATCGAGTTCCGCGCGCCGGACTCCTCGGGCAACCCGTACCTGGCCTTCGCCGCCATGCTGATGGCCGGCCTGGACGGCATCAAGAAGAAGATCGAGCCGCTGGCCCCGGTCGACAAGGACCTCTACGAGCTCCCGCCGGAGGAGGCCAAGAACATCCCGCAGGCCCCCACCAGCCTGGCCTCGGTCATCGACCGGCTCGAGCAGGACCACGAGTACCTCACCGAAGGCAACGTCTTCACCGAGGACCTCATCGAGACCTGGATCCAGCTCAAGCGCGACAACGAGATCGCCCCGGTCAACCTGCGCCCGCACCCGTACGAGTTCGAGCTGTACTTCGACGTGTAA
- a CDS encoding tyrosine-type recombinase/integrase, producing the protein MAVRRNRRAGVEDLWTKEERCPDGTVQRVPSKLHGKGKRWRARYVDDIGQEHTKRFARKTDAQTWLDSQVSSLVQGAHVAPRDMRRTVSEWCDLWLKGYANNRDGTVRQARVHIAQINAEFGNVPLAAIRPSAIKTWTAKLKARGHEPSYIYALHSRLSQILSDAVLDGVLARNPCSRRTAPPMGKQKVYCATTEQVWALYELMPEHLRPAILLGAFAGLRISEACGLRVQDVDFVRGVVHPKQQWPARELKTDGSAAPIPIPRELALMLASAVQQRPGERVLTDDDGKPVPPWQIDRALRAVRAEVVGLPEEFGFQDLRHYLASLLIANGANIKVVQARMRHATAKTTLDTYGHLWPDADESTRRVIAAVITERVDSIPATAYPLRTERAN; encoded by the coding sequence ATGGCTGTTCGGCGGAACCGGCGGGCGGGTGTCGAAGACCTCTGGACCAAGGAAGAACGCTGCCCCGATGGCACGGTGCAGCGCGTTCCCTCCAAGCTGCATGGCAAGGGAAAGCGTTGGCGCGCAAGGTATGTCGACGACATCGGGCAGGAGCACACGAAGCGCTTTGCCCGCAAGACCGATGCGCAGACCTGGCTTGATTCTCAGGTGTCCTCGCTCGTGCAGGGCGCACACGTGGCTCCCCGCGACATGCGTCGTACCGTCTCGGAATGGTGTGACCTGTGGCTCAAGGGCTACGCCAACAATCGGGACGGTACGGTGCGCCAGGCCCGTGTCCACATCGCCCAGATCAACGCGGAGTTCGGCAACGTTCCGTTGGCGGCTATCCGGCCCTCGGCAATTAAGACGTGGACGGCCAAGCTCAAGGCACGTGGTCATGAGCCCAGCTACATCTACGCGTTGCACAGTCGCTTGTCGCAGATTCTCAGCGATGCCGTGTTGGATGGCGTTTTGGCGCGCAACCCGTGCTCGAGGCGAACGGCTCCGCCGATGGGCAAGCAGAAGGTCTACTGCGCTACTACCGAACAGGTATGGGCGCTGTATGAGCTGATGCCCGAGCATTTGCGGCCCGCGATTCTGCTCGGGGCGTTTGCTGGCCTCCGTATCTCTGAAGCGTGTGGGCTTCGGGTCCAGGATGTCGACTTCGTGCGGGGCGTCGTCCACCCGAAGCAGCAGTGGCCCGCGCGCGAACTGAAGACGGACGGCTCGGCAGCTCCGATTCCGATCCCGCGTGAGTTGGCGCTGATGTTGGCTTCGGCAGTTCAGCAACGGCCGGGGGAACGGGTTCTGACCGATGACGACGGCAAGCCGGTGCCGCCGTGGCAGATCGATCGGGCGTTGCGGGCGGTACGCGCGGAGGTGGTGGGGCTGCCCGAGGAGTTCGGGTTCCAGGATTTGCGCCACTACCTGGCGTCGTTGCTGATCGCCAATGGCGCGAACATCAAGGTCGTTCAGGCCAGGATGCGGCACGCGACGGCGAAAACCACGCTCGACACCTACGGCCATTTGTGGCCGGACGCGGACGAGTCCACCCGCCGAGTGATCGCGGCTGTGATCACCGAACGGGTGGACTCGATACCGGCTACTGCGTACCCACTGCGTACGGAACGGGCCAATTAA
- a CDS encoding helix-turn-helix transcriptional regulator has product MADEKFLRAKDCEALTGIPEATWRWWAHVGKGPASFKLGPRRRVWRKSVVLAWIAEQEQLTGTGEAA; this is encoded by the coding sequence ATGGCCGACGAGAAGTTCTTGAGGGCGAAGGACTGCGAGGCGTTGACCGGCATTCCGGAAGCCACCTGGCGGTGGTGGGCGCACGTGGGCAAGGGGCCGGCGAGCTTCAAGCTCGGGCCGCGTCGTCGGGTGTGGCGCAAGTCGGTGGTCCTGGCGTGGATCGCTGAGCAGGAACAGCTGACCGGTACCGGTGAGGCTGCCTGA
- a CDS encoding replication initiator produces MSVPQASPAGGGGVSARVTAADRRGRLNLVELAAAAAEQHGVCRRPLPMLSTDPDTGESKYVGAPCKSTLECVCPACAARARVVRIQQCREGWHIEEEPVIDKQPPTAQQTELFDARAILADEYAKARADGDEEAAQGIAEMVAEIDVELRATGIRGKLPALDPEAKPVRKRSTRRRQEQPDLPRRKVAKTTVGRQYAGKYRPSMFVTLTLPSYGRVGPDGAPLDPDSYDYTRAARDIIHFSALFDRFIQNYRRATGRDVQYFATVEPQRRGAPHIHVGIRGSDPRALIRQLAAATYHQVWWPHHDREVYEPGRLPQWDYTQACFTDPDTNEPVPTWTEVLDLMDSVDELEPAHVVRFGTQVDVKGILAGTPEADRHIGYLTKYLTKSISEVIEPKSQAAAEHYDRLHAELCKTPCSPRCGLWFRYGVVPKGATAKTVPGVCKGKAHRRETLGLRGRRVLVSRKWTGKDLADHRADRAEHVRQVLAAAGIAKPDIARMQITPAEPGDPNVPPREHLIMAMVAQKITQHAEYTRAQLAPDGAIIAEIAVAQHDSSAGNAA; encoded by the coding sequence ATGAGCGTGCCGCAGGCCAGCCCTGCTGGTGGTGGTGGGGTTTCGGCTCGTGTGACGGCGGCGGATCGGCGTGGGCGACTGAATCTTGTGGAGTTGGCGGCGGCGGCTGCTGAGCAGCATGGGGTGTGCCGTCGCCCGCTGCCGATGCTGTCGACCGACCCGGATACCGGTGAATCGAAATACGTTGGTGCGCCGTGTAAGTCGACGTTGGAGTGTGTGTGTCCGGCGTGTGCGGCGCGGGCGCGGGTGGTGCGGATTCAGCAGTGCCGGGAGGGCTGGCACATCGAGGAGGAACCAGTGATCGACAAGCAGCCGCCGACCGCACAGCAAACCGAGCTGTTCGACGCGCGCGCCATCCTGGCCGACGAGTATGCCAAGGCACGCGCCGACGGTGACGAGGAAGCCGCCCAGGGCATCGCGGAGATGGTGGCCGAGATCGATGTCGAGTTGCGGGCTACCGGTATTCGCGGCAAGCTGCCCGCCCTGGACCCGGAGGCCAAGCCGGTGCGGAAGCGCTCGACTCGGCGGCGTCAGGAGCAACCGGACCTGCCGCGTCGGAAGGTCGCCAAGACCACGGTGGGCCGCCAGTACGCGGGCAAGTACCGGCCCTCGATGTTTGTGACCCTGACCTTGCCCAGCTACGGGCGGGTCGGTCCGGACGGTGCCCCGCTGGACCCGGATTCCTACGACTACACCCGCGCGGCCCGCGACATCATCCATTTCTCGGCGCTGTTCGACCGGTTCATCCAGAACTACCGCCGCGCCACCGGCCGCGATGTCCAGTACTTCGCCACGGTCGAACCCCAGCGCCGGGGTGCCCCGCACATCCATGTCGGTATCCGTGGCTCGGACCCGCGCGCGCTGATTCGTCAGCTGGCGGCAGCGACCTACCATCAGGTGTGGTGGCCGCACCACGACCGCGAGGTCTACGAGCCCGGCCGGCTGCCGCAGTGGGACTACACCCAAGCCTGCTTCACCGACCCCGATACGAACGAGCCGGTTCCCACCTGGACCGAAGTGCTCGACCTGATGGACTCGGTAGATGAGCTGGAACCAGCGCACGTGGTGCGTTTCGGCACCCAAGTGGATGTGAAGGGCATCCTGGCCGGTACCCCGGAAGCCGACCGGCACATCGGCTATCTGACCAAGTACCTGACCAAGTCCATCAGCGAAGTCATCGAACCCAAGTCGCAGGCGGCGGCCGAGCACTACGACCGCCTGCACGCTGAGCTGTGCAAGACACCGTGCTCGCCGCGGTGCGGGTTGTGGTTCCGCTACGGCGTGGTTCCCAAGGGCGCCACCGCCAAGACGGTGCCCGGTGTGTGCAAGGGCAAGGCGCACCGCCGCGAAACCCTCGGGCTGCGGGGTCGTCGGGTGTTGGTCTCGCGCAAGTGGACCGGGAAAGACTTGGCCGACCATCGCGCCGACCGCGCCGAACACGTCCGCCAGGTCCTTGCCGCCGCCGGGATCGCCAAACCCGACATCGCCCGGATGCAGATCACACCGGCCGAACCCGGTGACCCGAACGTGCCACCGCGTGAGCACCTGATCATGGCGATGGTCGCCCAGAAGATCACCCAACACGCCGAATACACCCGCGCCCAACTCGCACCAGACGGCGCGATCATCGCAGAAATTGCTGTAGCACAGCATGATTCGAGCGCCGGGAACGCGGCGTAG
- a CDS encoding FtsK/SpoIIIE domain-containing protein, whose translation MSTVATIAAAGGALAGAGWLAWMRHLGTGPRPVSVDDIVAAAPPELRPAALILGDRAQTNLMFSALGLGSVEGGFPFVDRWDYADHGVDVDVMILGGQSFSDWSNDRTLAQFATYFSVPEVTVSSPAPSWVRLHLRVFDTLEAPAPAPGVVHHGVDLEAVPVGVTEAHDVWRLRVLYGHILVAGATGSGKGSVLWSILAGVGPAIRDGLVDVYLADPKGGVEFGRGENRLFVRFATDVDSILEMLRELVEVMRERRAFMRANGIRKHRPTTEQPLILIIIDEAAALSAYAEPDQVKEFRRLTGLILSQGRAVAVSMVAALQDPSKETMPNRQLFPIRIGLRLDEPTQVAMVHGQGARDRGARCDKISERTPGVGYVGEDGTAEFVRVRAFWVSDEAADAIVDAYSPAPEITGPTEDYSEFDPDYIPGEDGAAAA comes from the coding sequence ATGTCGACTGTTGCAACGATTGCTGCTGCTGGCGGTGCGCTGGCTGGGGCGGGCTGGCTGGCCTGGATGCGCCATTTGGGTACCGGCCCGCGCCCGGTGAGTGTGGATGACATCGTGGCCGCTGCCCCGCCCGAGCTGCGGCCGGCGGCCCTGATTCTGGGCGACCGTGCCCAGACGAATCTCATGTTCTCGGCGTTGGGCTTGGGCTCTGTCGAGGGCGGGTTTCCCTTCGTGGACCGCTGGGACTACGCCGATCACGGCGTCGATGTCGACGTGATGATATTGGGCGGTCAGTCGTTCTCGGACTGGTCCAACGACCGGACCCTTGCCCAGTTCGCTACCTATTTCTCGGTGCCCGAGGTGACAGTGTCGTCGCCCGCTCCGAGTTGGGTCCGTCTCCATCTCCGCGTGTTCGACACGTTGGAGGCTCCGGCACCGGCGCCGGGCGTGGTCCATCACGGGGTGGACTTGGAGGCGGTCCCGGTGGGTGTGACCGAGGCCCATGACGTGTGGCGGTTGCGGGTGCTCTACGGGCACATCCTGGTCGCGGGTGCGACGGGGTCGGGTAAGGGCTCGGTGCTGTGGTCGATCCTGGCCGGTGTCGGCCCGGCGATCCGCGACGGCCTGGTGGATGTGTACCTGGCCGACCCCAAGGGCGGGGTCGAGTTCGGGCGTGGTGAGAACAGGTTGTTCGTCAGGTTCGCCACCGATGTGGATTCGATCCTGGAGATGCTGCGTGAGCTGGTGGAGGTGATGCGGGAACGGCGAGCGTTCATGCGTGCCAATGGGATTCGCAAGCATCGCCCGACCACCGAGCAACCGTTGATCCTGATCATCATCGATGAGGCGGCGGCGTTGTCGGCTTATGCCGAGCCTGACCAGGTCAAGGAGTTCCGCCGCCTGACCGGGTTGATCCTGTCGCAGGGCCGCGCGGTTGCGGTCTCGATGGTCGCGGCGCTACAGGACCCGAGCAAGGAAACCATGCCCAACCGGCAGCTTTTCCCGATCCGGATCGGGCTGCGCCTGGATGAGCCGACGCAGGTGGCGATGGTCCACGGCCAGGGCGCCCGTGATCGCGGGGCACGCTGCGACAAGATCAGCGAGCGCACGCCCGGTGTCGGCTATGTCGGCGAAGACGGCACCGCGGAGTTCGTGCGGGTGCGAGCGTTCTGGGTCTCCGACGAGGCCGCCGACGCGATCGTGGACGCCTACTCGCCTGCCCCCGAAATCACCGGTCCCACAGAGGATTACAGCGAGTTCGATCCGGACTACATCCCTGGCGAGGACGGGGCGGCGGCGGCATGA
- a CDS encoding DUF2637 domain-containing protein has translation MRAAGQAAGMRYARWFAAAIILGVGVAAFRLSYSTLEDLAVLAHIPARDAWLFPLIVDGTILLATAGVLVCPGRERRFFLSVLVVGSAVSVAGNSLHAVANGQPLPAWASALVAAIAPVSLLADTHGLALLFRAAQRNSSDEGSSFAAPAPAEPPAEPEAEAEAAPVMAVVPEPEPEPEPEREPMPASVEVPRPVAAPVKRPVRSSRPVQDMLPIALPIGS, from the coding sequence ATGCGGGCGGCGGGCCAGGCGGCGGGGATGCGTTATGCGCGTTGGTTCGCCGCGGCGATCATCCTGGGGGTGGGGGTGGCGGCGTTTCGGCTGTCGTATTCCACCCTGGAGGACTTGGCGGTCCTGGCGCACATTCCCGCCCGGGACGCCTGGCTGTTCCCGCTGATCGTGGACGGCACGATCCTGCTGGCCACTGCCGGGGTGCTGGTGTGCCCCGGCCGTGAGCGCCGGTTCTTCCTGTCGGTGTTGGTGGTCGGCTCGGCGGTTTCGGTGGCGGGTAACAGTTTGCACGCGGTGGCCAACGGTCAGCCGCTCCCGGCGTGGGCGTCGGCTCTGGTGGCCGCGATCGCTCCGGTGTCCCTGCTGGCCGACACGCACGGGCTTGCGCTCCTTTTCCGTGCAGCGCAACGGAATTCGTCTGACGAGGGATCGTCGTTCGCTGCTCCGGCTCCGGCCGAGCCGCCCGCCGAGCCTGAGGCTGAGGCTGAGGCTGCGCCGGTGATGGCTGTGGTTCCCGAGCCCGAGCCCGAGCCTGAGCCGGAGCGGGAACCGATGCCCGCGTCGGTGGAGGTTCCGCGTCCGGTGGCTGCGCCGGTCAAACGACCTGTTCGTTCTTCGCGACCGGTGCAGGACATGTTGCCGATCGCACTTCCTATCGGGAGTTGA
- a CDS encoding DUF5919 domain-containing protein, translating into MANERLREALLKNGLDISHVAEVTGVDQKTVERWITKGRVPYPRHRHAVAALVKETERYLWPDAIAPERREAIAESEVVKVYPHRHSVPSDLWLRLLSNANDRIEVLVLAGLFIAEDPSFAKLIRQKAAAGTSIRFLFGNPAADEVVKRSIEERLAAGTVSARIRNALALIEPLANIDGVELRYHDTTLYNSVFRFDDEMIVNMHVYGQPGAYAPAMHLRRLAGGDLFDTYLTSFEQVWSQAVPKAAIEGGAA; encoded by the coding sequence ATGGCGAACGAGCGACTGCGTGAAGCGCTGCTGAAGAACGGGCTCGACATCAGCCACGTTGCCGAAGTGACCGGCGTCGACCAGAAAACCGTCGAACGCTGGATCACGAAGGGACGCGTTCCCTACCCCCGTCACCGGCACGCGGTCGCCGCACTGGTGAAGGAAACCGAGCGCTACTTGTGGCCTGATGCCATCGCACCCGAACGGCGCGAGGCGATTGCCGAGTCAGAAGTGGTGAAGGTCTACCCGCACCGCCACTCGGTGCCGAGCGACTTGTGGCTTCGCCTGCTCTCCAACGCCAACGATCGGATCGAAGTCTTGGTGCTGGCCGGACTCTTCATCGCCGAAGATCCCTCGTTCGCAAAACTGATCCGCCAGAAGGCAGCGGCAGGCACATCGATCCGGTTCCTGTTCGGCAACCCGGCAGCCGACGAGGTTGTGAAGCGCAGCATCGAAGAGCGCTTGGCCGCGGGCACCGTATCGGCGCGGATCAGAAACGCCCTGGCGCTGATCGAGCCATTGGCCAACATCGATGGCGTGGAGCTGCGTTACCACGACACCACCCTGTACAACTCGGTGTTCCGGTTCGATGACGAGATGATCGTGAACATGCACGTCTACGGCCAGCCCGGCGCCTATGCCCCCGCGATGCACTTGCGGCGTTTGGCCGGCGGCGACTTGTTCGACACCTACCTGACCAGTTTCGAACAGGTCTGGTCACAGGCGGTGCCCAAGGCCGCGATCGAAGGAGGAGCCGCATGA
- a CDS encoding NUDIX hydrolase, with amino-acid sequence MRTDYLNDPTAPRANSLKVAVSAFVQDKAGRILMIHRTDNNFFSLPGGGMEVGETVAGAVIREVAEETGIDVHPTDVIGIFSDPGHVIAYDDGEVRQEFSICFAAEPIGGTARASSESKAVEWVAPDELGDLRIHPSMRQRIDQCLQASGRTYFT; translated from the coding sequence ATGAGGACCGACTACCTGAACGATCCCACCGCACCGCGGGCAAACAGCCTCAAGGTGGCCGTCAGCGCGTTCGTCCAAGACAAAGCCGGGCGAATCCTGATGATCCACCGCACCGACAACAATTTCTTCTCCCTCCCAGGCGGCGGCATGGAGGTAGGCGAAACCGTCGCTGGAGCGGTCATCCGGGAAGTCGCCGAGGAAACCGGCATCGACGTCCATCCGACTGATGTGATCGGCATTTTCTCCGACCCTGGCCACGTGATCGCCTACGATGACGGCGAAGTCCGCCAAGAGTTTTCGATCTGCTTCGCCGCCGAACCGATCGGTGGGACCGCCCGCGCAAGTTCGGAGTCGAAAGCCGTCGAGTGGGTGGCTCCCGACGAACTCGGCGACCTCCGGATACACCCGTCGATGCGCCAGAGGATCGACCAATGCCTTCAAGCGTCCGGGCGGACCTACTTCACTTGA
- a CDS encoding HD domain-containing protein, producing MAVDLVGWAAETARAHLSVLPRRLRHVEGVASRAALAGPVVDDAELLVAAGWLHDIGYAPVLVRTGFHPIDGAVFLESIGASKRLCALVANHSCACIEARNRELSIDWKDEQTPLRDALWWADLTTTADGKTTTLDDRLADIYRRYGADHVVGRSVRESEPIIREVVRRTEDRLSFK from the coding sequence ATGGCTGTGGACCTCGTTGGCTGGGCAGCGGAGACTGCTCGTGCGCACCTGTCCGTGTTGCCGCGCCGGCTGCGGCATGTGGAGGGCGTAGCGAGTCGTGCAGCGCTAGCTGGGCCGGTGGTCGACGATGCAGAGCTGTTAGTGGCGGCCGGGTGGCTGCATGACATCGGCTACGCGCCCGTGCTGGTGCGAACGGGGTTCCATCCGATCGATGGGGCGGTGTTCCTCGAGTCGATCGGGGCATCGAAACGGCTATGTGCCCTGGTGGCGAACCATTCGTGCGCCTGTATCGAGGCGCGCAATCGCGAACTGAGCATCGACTGGAAAGACGAACAGACGCCGCTGAGGGACGCGCTGTGGTGGGCGGACCTCACGACTACCGCAGACGGGAAGACGACCACACTGGATGATCGACTGGCCGATATCTATCGCCGTTACGGGGCGGACCATGTGGTGGGACGGTCGGTCCGTGAGTCCGAGCCGATCATCCGTGAGGTGGTGCGCCGCACTGAGGACCGGCTCAGTTTCAAGTGA
- a CDS encoding antitoxin VbhA family protein, whose translation MMATPPPADERVRRARVIKAARTTSELEGARSTDATRADQDAYVRGEIDIEQLSARVRARYKLA comes from the coding sequence ATGATGGCGACGCCGCCTCCCGCCGACGAGCGGGTGCGACGTGCGCGGGTGATCAAGGCAGCGCGCACGACCAGCGAGTTGGAAGGCGCCCGAAGCACCGATGCCACGCGCGCAGACCAGGACGCCTATGTGCGCGGCGAGATCGACATCGAGCAGTTGAGCGCCAGAGTCCGGGCACGCTACAAGCTGGCCTGA